In Halomarina salina, one DNA window encodes the following:
- a CDS encoding plastocyanin/azurin family copper-binding protein: MDRRTLLRRAALLGAVGLAGCTGDGGDGTTDGADEPTDGSGAPSATTEATTTTAPETTDETTSEMATTDGGAETTTATPEGTDGAATSTADPTSSEPQESVTVAVGADGKARFSPESFTLVSGGTVTWEWEQGGHNVLVDSQPEGGGFENLPGGQSDTQDAGFSYSQTFDTPGEYSYYCSVHRGIGMEASFTVE, translated from the coding sequence ATGGACAGACGGACCCTCCTCCGACGGGCGGCACTGCTCGGCGCGGTCGGTCTCGCTGGCTGTACCGGCGACGGCGGGGACGGCACGACGGACGGAGCCGACGAGCCGACCGACGGTTCCGGAGCGCCGAGTGCGACCACCGAGGCGACCACGACGACGGCACCCGAGACCACCGACGAGACGACCAGCGAGATGGCGACGACCGACGGTGGGGCCGAGACGACGACGGCCACCCCGGAGGGGACCGACGGGGCTGCGACCAGCACTGCCGACCCCACGTCGAGCGAACCCCAGGAGTCAGTCACCGTCGCCGTCGGGGCGGACGGGAAGGCGCGGTTCAGTCCGGAGTCGTTCACGCTGGTCAGCGGCGGGACCGTCACGTGGGAGTGGGAGCAGGGCGGCCACAACGTGCTCGTCGACTCTCAGCCCGAGGGCGGCGGGTTCGAGAACTTGCCCGGCGGACAGTCCGATACGCAGGACGCCGGGTTCTCCTACAGCCAGACGTTCGACACGCCGGGGGAGTACAGCTACTACTGCAGCGTCCACCGGGGCATCGGGATGGAGGCGTCGTTCACCGTCGAGTGA
- a CDS encoding PRC-barrel domain-containing protein — MAELLAENLSGKDVIGSDGATLGQLYNITMDLKTGELHDLVVDPEEGVRDVGFRTNDFGRYLVPVGNVQAVKDHIVIRR; from the coding sequence ATGGCCGAGCTACTCGCCGAGAACCTGTCCGGGAAGGACGTCATCGGCTCCGACGGGGCCACGCTGGGACAGCTCTACAACATCACCATGGACCTGAAGACGGGCGAACTCCACGACCTCGTCGTCGACCCCGAGGAGGGCGTCCGCGACGTGGGCTTTCGCACCAACGACTTCGGTCGCTACCTCGTCCCCGTGGGGAACGTGCAGGCCGTGAAGGACCACATCGTCATCCGCAGGTAA
- a CDS encoding NOB1 family endonuclease: MRVLDSSVFIRQYDVDGPTATIPRVREELNEESGLRFDALEGGGMAVHAPSPESVRTVENAADQSGDGRELSETDVRLVAAAFELDATLVTDDYAMQNVASRLDVPTETVGREGITEEREWRFQCVGCGRTFDEDKERCPICGSELTRKR, translated from the coding sequence ATGCGCGTCCTCGACTCGTCGGTGTTCATCAGGCAGTACGACGTGGACGGACCGACCGCGACCATCCCCCGCGTCCGCGAGGAACTGAACGAGGAGTCGGGCCTCCGCTTCGACGCTCTCGAAGGCGGCGGCATGGCGGTCCACGCGCCGTCTCCCGAGTCGGTCCGGACGGTCGAGAACGCGGCCGACCAGTCCGGCGACGGCCGGGAACTCTCCGAGACCGACGTTCGACTCGTGGCCGCGGCGTTCGAACTCGACGCGACGCTCGTCACGGACGACTACGCGATGCAGAACGTGGCGAGTCGTCTCGACGTCCCCACCGAGACCGTCGGCCGGGAGGGAATCACCGAGGAACGGGAGTGGCGCTTCCAGTGCGTCGGCTGTGGCCGGACGTTCGACGAGGACAAGGAGCGCTGTCCGATCTGTGGCAGCGAGCTGACCCGAAAGCGCTAG
- a CDS encoding CopG family transcriptional regulator has translation MRKYTLLCEDRQARAIERLAHEFDMTQEAVLRQLLAAGLDSLDRVERID, from the coding sequence ATGCGGAAGTACACCCTCCTCTGCGAGGACCGGCAGGCGCGCGCCATCGAGCGCCTGGCCCACGAGTTCGACATGACGCAGGAGGCGGTCCTCCGGCAGCTGCTGGCGGCGGGTCTCGACAGTCTCGACCGTGTCGAGCGAATCGACTAG
- a CDS encoding CPBP family intramembrane glutamic endopeptidase, translating to MSDRSVRDTYDGRDVLVAATLLALGGYALGNIVAALVATFVEAGGVEVTGNPMASTLVGTIAVQGVTFVGGTLLFFHLVDRWDLLRVHRPTRRDLALVLLGFALLVGAFFGFDFLYSALGIDTAESSIVTSGRENPALFLYLIPLSVLVVAPGEELLYRGLVQGWLRQSFGPAVAIGVASVLFATIHVWGYAGTPLPSLVATLAIVAFLAVFLGALYEYSGNLLVPVLVHGLYNALQFLLAYWQATGVF from the coding sequence GTGAGCGACCGGTCGGTACGGGACACATACGACGGTAGAGACGTACTGGTCGCCGCGACGCTCTTGGCACTCGGCGGGTACGCGCTGGGGAACATCGTCGCCGCGCTCGTCGCCACCTTCGTCGAGGCGGGCGGTGTCGAGGTGACCGGCAACCCGATGGCGAGCACGCTCGTCGGCACCATCGCCGTCCAGGGCGTCACGTTCGTCGGCGGCACGCTCCTCTTCTTCCACCTCGTCGACCGATGGGACCTGCTCCGGGTCCACCGCCCGACCCGCCGTGACCTCGCGCTGGTCCTCCTCGGGTTCGCGCTGCTCGTTGGCGCGTTCTTCGGGTTCGACTTCCTCTACAGTGCACTCGGCATCGACACGGCCGAGAGCAGCATCGTCACCTCGGGGCGGGAGAACCCGGCGCTGTTCCTCTACCTGATTCCGCTGTCGGTGCTCGTCGTCGCCCCCGGCGAGGAACTGCTCTACCGGGGACTCGTCCAGGGCTGGCTCCGGCAGTCGTTCGGTCCGGCCGTCGCCATCGGCGTGGCGAGCGTCCTGTTCGCGACCATCCACGTCTGGGGCTACGCGGGCACGCCACTGCCGAGCCTCGTCGCCACGCTCGCCATCGTCGCGTTCCTGGCGGTGTTCCTCGGGGCGCTGTACGAATACTCCGGTAACCTGCTCGTTCCGGTCCTCGTCCACGGCCTCTACAACGCCCTGCAGTTCCTCCTCGCCTACTGGCAGGCGACGGGCGTGTTCTGA
- a CDS encoding glucose-6-phosphate isomerase, with protein sequence MDVDIGNALSSVATPGVSRESLDRLDERVADAHDRIERGIEDREFGYAALALPADTDAAAIESAVEPVADLDVDAVLTVGIGGSALGAATVSGALGPGSAGTFVLDNVDPRRAARLLDDLPLADTALHVVSRSGTTAETLANFLVVRDAYEDEDVDWTERTVVTTGPDGPLRTLAEEEDLPALDVPDGVPGRFSALSTVGLVPAAIQGHDVEGLLAGGRAGRESLAGSLFDCPAYAYGAVSYALEQRGATQQVCIPYSEDLEYFAEWFAQLWAESLGKDGLGQTPIRALGATDQHSQLQLYRAGRHDKQVTFVRTREGPTVPIPETDVDGLSYLGGSSLGDLLDAEFEATEASLAAAGLPNVRVEVDRLDAESVGELLYGFEAACVLTGELMGVETFTQPAVEWGKRAARGLLGGGTFEEADAVAEKERLLVE encoded by the coding sequence ATGGACGTCGACATCGGGAACGCGCTGTCGTCGGTCGCCACGCCGGGCGTCTCGCGCGAGTCGCTCGACCGACTGGACGAGAGGGTCGCGGACGCGCACGACCGCATCGAGCGCGGCATCGAGGACCGGGAGTTCGGGTACGCCGCGCTCGCGCTCCCGGCAGACACCGACGCCGCCGCCATCGAGTCGGCCGTCGAGCCGGTGGCGGACCTCGACGTCGACGCCGTCCTCACGGTCGGTATCGGGGGGAGTGCGCTCGGCGCAGCTACCGTCTCGGGGGCGCTCGGTCCGGGGAGCGCCGGGACGTTCGTCCTCGACAACGTGGACCCCCGGCGCGCGGCGCGACTGCTCGACGACCTGCCGCTCGCCGACACCGCCCTCCACGTCGTCTCCCGGTCCGGAACCACCGCCGAGACGCTGGCGAACTTCCTCGTCGTCCGCGACGCCTACGAGGACGAGGACGTCGACTGGACCGAGCGCACCGTCGTCACGACCGGTCCCGACGGCCCACTGCGGACGCTCGCCGAGGAGGAGGACCTTCCAGCGCTCGACGTTCCCGACGGCGTCCCCGGCCGGTTCTCGGCGCTCTCGACGGTCGGTCTCGTCCCGGCGGCCATCCAGGGCCACGACGTCGAGGGGCTGCTGGCCGGCGGGCGCGCGGGCCGCGAGTCGCTCGCCGGGAGCCTCTTCGACTGCCCGGCGTACGCCTACGGTGCGGTCTCGTACGCGCTCGAACAGCGCGGCGCGACCCAGCAGGTCTGCATTCCCTACTCGGAGGACCTGGAGTACTTCGCGGAGTGGTTCGCGCAGCTGTGGGCCGAGTCGCTGGGCAAGGACGGCCTCGGTCAGACGCCGATTCGCGCGCTCGGTGCCACCGACCAGCACTCGCAGTTGCAGCTGTACCGCGCCGGTCGCCACGACAAGCAGGTGACGTTCGTGCGGACGCGCGAGGGGCCGACCGTCCCGATACCCGAGACGGACGTCGACGGGCTGTCGTACCTCGGTGGGTCGTCGCTGGGGGACCTGCTCGACGCGGAGTTCGAGGCGACCGAGGCCAGCCTCGCCGCCGCGGGCCTGCCGAACGTCCGCGTCGAGGTGGACCGACTCGACGCCGAGAGCGTCGGCGAACTGCTGTACGGGTTCGAGGCGGCGTGCGTCCTGACTGGCGAACTGATGGGCGTCGAGACGTTCACCCAACCGGCCGTCGAGTGGGGCAAGCGCGCCGCCCGTGGCCTGCTCGGTGGCGGGACGTTCGAGGAGGCCGACGCGGTCGCGGAGAAGGAACGGCTGCTCGTGGAGTAG
- a CDS encoding DUF5812 family protein → MSDADGPTEKTGRFLVTHAEADSAVLKDVDDGQVHTLDGNPGVEPNDVLDGTLVAQPPMEVTWEVVDVESRRSLRVEESAEPPTARERDVADSQAEGDITREERAGMGEIHVITVPDEQTESAVEDVLDDEATLVRAARMDDVVRVEIRTEAGVVAVRYLP, encoded by the coding sequence ATGAGCGACGCCGACGGACCGACCGAGAAGACCGGCCGGTTCCTCGTCACCCACGCCGAGGCGGACAGCGCCGTGCTGAAGGACGTCGACGACGGGCAGGTCCACACGCTCGACGGTAATCCGGGGGTCGAGCCGAACGACGTCCTCGACGGGACGCTCGTCGCCCAGCCACCGATGGAGGTGACCTGGGAGGTGGTCGACGTCGAGTCGCGCCGCAGTCTCCGGGTCGAGGAGAGCGCGGAGCCACCGACCGCACGCGAGCGTGACGTCGCGGACTCCCAGGCGGAGGGTGACATCACTCGCGAGGAGCGGGCGGGGATGGGGGAGATTCACGTCATCACCGTCCCCGACGAGCAGACCGAGTCGGCCGTCGAGGACGTCCTCGACGACGAGGCGACCCTGGTTCGGGCCGCCCGGATGGACGACGTGGTCAGGGTCGAAATCCGGACCGAGGCGGGTGTGGTCGCGGTCCGATACCTCCCGTGA
- a CDS encoding bacterio-opsin activator domain-containing protein, giving the protein MDRIRAVNKDIPIVARVSDEVGTGDVLAAGATDVVSEDAAGRELHRRIENAVGSPDAADWATRREALADLRQSALEGQNLPRLFEEATAIIQASLGIDRCGLFEYQADEDDLSLVAETGWRGPETISDDQSLARAALDATGAVCADASVGDVAGGIALGLDLPGGPWGVLAAYTTHPREFGDAERQLLVRVADILEPVIERERRQEELERYETILETVDDAVYSLDPNFRMEWVNDATTEMTGYQREDLIGQHSQMLADDDVFEMVEELSAQMLESGEDVASVDTNLATSEGDSVPIETRFSMLSRRDGSQGFVGVARDITDRKRYEQTLTALHNSTRELLTAERRDDVSDLIARTASDVLDLQGVGVYLFDGDEGRLRPSAWSPEMTELVGDLPTVGPAEPALVWRTFVAGELLSYDDIREAESVYDEDTPFRSGLYVPLGEHGVLFAESTETAAFDTQMTELVDLLAASAEAALDRVEREDELRKRDEELREQNAALTGLKQTNDIIRSVDAALVGANTREEVETAVCEELVTADEFSFAWTAAVEDGSLVSRATAGDERGYLDTVDLSLGEEFAEPAARAAATREQVVVGEVATGFQDEPWRRTALSNDYLSVLAVPLLHGDVLYGVLAVYANQQDAFDQMRREVLAEFGGTIANAINNVETRRTMLADRVAELELQVDEDLTLRSLAETADCRLEIDDIIHESGDSTLVFCSAHGANPDDLLALEDEFVGVEHVGIIAEDDDAVRCEMRLTTDIIATHLADCGAVTRSIHVDESGARVVVELPQDADVREFVEAVQRRYPGTDLLARRNRSSSAQTRRDVRAGISERLTDRQHEVLRTAFASGFFEWPRDRTGQEVATSLDISQPTFNKHLRAAERKLFSMLLEG; this is encoded by the coding sequence GTGGACCGCATTCGCGCGGTGAACAAGGACATCCCCATCGTCGCTCGCGTCTCGGACGAGGTCGGGACCGGTGACGTCCTCGCGGCCGGGGCGACCGACGTCGTCTCCGAGGACGCAGCGGGCAGGGAGCTCCACCGACGCATCGAGAACGCGGTCGGGTCGCCGGACGCGGCCGACTGGGCGACGCGCCGCGAGGCGCTGGCGGACCTCCGCCAGTCCGCCCTCGAAGGGCAGAACCTCCCGCGGCTGTTCGAGGAGGCGACCGCCATCATCCAGGCGTCGCTCGGCATCGACCGCTGTGGACTGTTCGAGTACCAGGCCGACGAGGACGACCTCTCGCTGGTCGCCGAGACGGGCTGGCGCGGTCCCGAGACGATCTCGGACGACCAGTCGCTCGCGCGCGCGGCGCTCGACGCGACCGGCGCCGTGTGTGCCGACGCCTCCGTCGGCGACGTCGCCGGCGGCATCGCACTCGGACTCGACCTCCCGGGTGGCCCGTGGGGCGTGCTCGCCGCGTACACGACTCACCCGCGCGAGTTCGGCGACGCCGAACGCCAGCTGCTCGTCCGCGTCGCGGACATCCTCGAACCCGTCATCGAGCGCGAACGACGGCAGGAGGAACTGGAGCGCTACGAGACCATCCTCGAGACCGTCGACGACGCCGTCTACTCGCTGGACCCGAACTTCCGCATGGAGTGGGTCAACGACGCGACGACCGAGATGACCGGCTACCAGCGCGAGGACCTCATCGGCCAGCACTCCCAGATGCTCGCCGACGACGACGTGTTCGAGATGGTCGAGGAGCTCTCCGCGCAGATGCTCGAATCCGGCGAGGACGTCGCGAGCGTCGACACGAACCTCGCGACCAGCGAGGGCGACTCGGTCCCCATCGAGACGCGCTTCTCGATGCTCTCGCGACGGGACGGCAGCCAGGGGTTCGTGGGCGTGGCCCGCGACATCACCGACCGGAAGCGCTACGAGCAGACGCTGACCGCGCTCCACAACTCGACGCGCGAACTGCTGACCGCCGAACGCCGGGACGACGTGAGCGACCTCATCGCCCGGACGGCCTCCGACGTGCTCGACCTGCAGGGCGTCGGCGTCTACCTGTTCGACGGTGACGAGGGCCGACTCAGACCCTCCGCGTGGTCCCCCGAGATGACCGAACTCGTCGGCGACCTGCCGACGGTCGGACCGGCCGAGCCGGCGCTCGTCTGGCGGACGTTCGTCGCCGGGGAGCTGCTCTCGTACGACGACATCCGCGAGGCGGAGTCGGTGTACGACGAGGACACGCCGTTCCGCTCGGGACTCTACGTCCCCCTGGGCGAGCACGGCGTGCTGTTCGCTGAGTCGACCGAGACCGCCGCGTTCGACACGCAGATGACCGAACTGGTCGACCTGCTCGCCGCGAGCGCGGAGGCCGCGCTCGACCGGGTCGAGCGCGAGGACGAACTCCGGAAACGCGACGAGGAACTGCGCGAGCAGAACGCCGCCCTGACCGGCCTGAAGCAGACGAACGACATCATCCGGTCGGTCGACGCGGCGCTCGTCGGCGCGAACACGCGCGAGGAGGTCGAGACCGCCGTCTGCGAGGAACTCGTGACGGCCGACGAGTTCTCGTTCGCCTGGACCGCGGCCGTCGAGGACGGGAGCCTCGTCTCGCGCGCGACCGCGGGCGACGAGCGTGGCTACCTCGACACCGTCGACCTCAGCCTCGGCGAAGAGTTCGCCGAACCCGCCGCACGCGCCGCCGCGACCCGCGAGCAGGTCGTGGTTGGCGAGGTGGCGACCGGCTTCCAGGACGAACCGTGGCGGCGTACCGCGCTCTCGAACGACTACCTCTCCGTGCTCGCCGTCCCGCTCCTCCACGGCGACGTGCTGTACGGGGTGCTCGCGGTGTACGCGAACCAGCAGGACGCGTTCGACCAGATGCGCCGCGAGGTGCTCGCCGAGTTCGGCGGCACCATCGCCAACGCCATCAACAACGTCGAGACGCGGCGGACGATGCTCGCCGACCGGGTCGCCGAACTGGAACTGCAGGTCGACGAGGACCTGACGCTCCGCTCGCTCGCCGAGACCGCCGACTGCCGACTGGAGATAGACGACATCATCCACGAGTCCGGCGACAGCACGCTGGTGTTCTGTAGCGCTCACGGCGCAAACCCGGACGACCTGCTCGCCCTCGAAGACGAGTTCGTCGGCGTCGAACACGTCGGCATCATCGCCGAGGACGACGACGCCGTCCGCTGCGAGATGCGCCTGACGACGGACATCATCGCCACCCACCTCGCCGACTGCGGGGCGGTGACCCGCTCCATCCACGTCGACGAGTCCGGTGCTCGCGTCGTCGTCGAACTGCCGCAGGACGCCGACGTGCGAGAGTTCGTCGAGGCCGTCCAGCGTCGCTACCCCGGCACGGACCTGCTCGCCCGGCGCAACCGGTCGTCGTCGGCTCAGACCCGCCGCGACGTGCGTGCAGGCATCTCCGAGCGACTGACCGACCGCCAGCACGAGGTGCTGCGGACCGCGTTCGCGAGCGGCTTCTTCGAGTGGCCCCGCGACCGGACCGGACAGGAGGTGGCGACGTCGCTGGACATCTCCCAGCCGACGTTCAACAAGCACCTCCGGGCGGCCGAGCGCAAACTGTTCTCCATGCTCCTGGAGGGCTGA
- the secF gene encoding protein translocase subunit SecF translates to MSRFEVSTIDYTRYSNRQLVAVPVLVLLLALLVLVVVPPTPGIAFTGGTELQIQTGASQAEITEAFESRVPYEVESIQQAGSGNSYLVTFQATENSEVQEITAAAEEAGFDVQSSSSRSASFSSESQEQALVGIGVAFLGMSLIVFALFRTFVPSIAVVASAFSDIVIPLALMSLFGIKLTLGTVAALLMLIGYSVDSDLLLNNHILRRPGGFYESTYRAMRTGVTMTVTSIAAMSVMTIVSSRFVFGIPLLPEVGVVLVFGLTADLMNTYLLNVSLLRYYKYEGIAK, encoded by the coding sequence ATGTCTCGATTCGAGGTGTCGACTATCGACTACACCCGCTACAGCAACCGGCAGCTGGTGGCCGTTCCGGTGCTGGTGCTGTTGCTCGCCCTCCTGGTTCTGGTCGTCGTCCCCCCGACGCCGGGCATCGCGTTCACCGGTGGGACGGAGCTCCAGATACAGACGGGGGCGTCGCAGGCCGAGATTACGGAGGCCTTCGAGTCGCGCGTCCCCTACGAGGTCGAGTCCATCCAGCAGGCCGGAAGCGGGAACTCCTATCTCGTCACCTTCCAGGCGACCGAGAACAGTGAGGTTCAGGAGATAACCGCCGCCGCCGAGGAGGCGGGCTTCGACGTCCAGTCGTCCAGTTCGCGGTCGGCGTCGTTCTCCTCGGAGTCTCAGGAGCAGGCGCTCGTCGGTATCGGCGTCGCGTTCCTCGGCATGAGCCTCATCGTGTTCGCGCTGTTCCGCACGTTCGTCCCCTCCATCGCCGTCGTCGCGAGCGCGTTCTCGGACATCGTCATCCCGCTCGCCCTGATGAGCCTGTTCGGCATCAAACTCACACTGGGGACCGTCGCGGCCCTCCTGATGCTCATCGGGTACTCCGTCGACTCGGACCTCCTGCTCAACAACCACATCCTCCGTCGGCCGGGCGGGTTCTACGAGTCGACCTACCGCGCGATGCGCACCGGGGTGACGATGACCGTCACCTCCATCGCCGCGATGTCGGTGATGACCATCGTCTCCTCCCGGTTCGTCTTCGGCATCCCGCTGCTCCCGGAGGTCGGTGTGGTTCTCGTGTTCGGCCTCACCGCCGACCTGATGAACACCTACCTCCTCAACGTGAGTCTACTCCGCTACTACAAGTACGAGGGGATCGCCAAATGA